One window from the genome of Treponema sp. OMZ 838 encodes:
- a CDS encoding ATP-dependent DNA helicase RecQ, with protein MEKNAELLNRAYAVLKTTFGYDEFRPMQKEVIASVLSGRDTLAVMPTGGGKSLCYQIPALLFGGITLVVSPLISLMQDQVASLVENGVSAVFLNSSLEWGDYLDAVQRIKSGSVKLVYLSPEALAAERTQSILHDASLPVSCITIDEAHCISEWGHDFRPDYLEISNIRAQFRDAVFLALTATATAQVQEDITANLRMKTPDVFVAGFNRANIFLEVRPKRNALREVIACLEQHSGESGIIYCFSRKQVDKLTEQLTDSGYSALNYHAGLSDEERRNHQQQFIRDKVRIMVATVAFGMGIDKPNVRFVIHYDLPKSLEEYYQEIGRAGRDGLASHALLLYSAGDAHKIRSFFEEAADSTNSERLLQAMLRFASARTCRRHFLLSYFGERFVPAAANEKAESPDAKPEDIGGENESVAGQICPFPCCDVCAAPPSPLTDVTIPAQKFMSCIYRTQSRFGLSYIVDVLLGSKQKRIIENRHDKVSTWGIGRELSKEDWFALSDALIYAGLVEKTGDYNVLIITENGKRTLASRAKIELPIELVGQSGVNQAESKKTGIDSKKNDAAHKRGEYKRGEFLRTLNEDDAALYEAIKDWRRHAAEEENVPPYVIFGDRTIEDLILKKPRTVRELLNVFGIGEIKAEKFGSALLRLVENTGM; from the coding sequence ATGGAAAAAAATGCTGAACTGCTAAACCGCGCATACGCTGTACTTAAAACGACATTCGGTTATGATGAATTTCGTCCTATGCAAAAGGAAGTGATTGCCTCCGTGTTGTCGGGGCGCGATACGCTTGCCGTTATGCCGACCGGCGGCGGAAAATCGTTGTGCTATCAAATCCCTGCGCTTTTGTTCGGCGGTATTACGCTTGTTGTTTCTCCGCTGATTTCACTCATGCAGGATCAAGTTGCTTCCCTTGTCGAAAACGGTGTGAGCGCAGTTTTCTTGAATAGCTCGCTTGAATGGGGGGACTATCTCGATGCGGTGCAGCGTATTAAGTCGGGAAGTGTCAAACTGGTATACCTTTCGCCTGAAGCGCTTGCGGCGGAGCGCACGCAGTCTATACTGCATGATGCAAGCCTGCCGGTCAGCTGCATTACCATTGACGAAGCTCATTGCATTAGCGAGTGGGGGCACGATTTCCGACCCGACTACTTGGAAATTTCGAATATCCGTGCGCAGTTTAGGGATGCGGTTTTTCTTGCGCTTACGGCAACTGCAACCGCACAGGTGCAAGAAGATATTACGGCAAATCTCCGTATGAAAACGCCGGACGTTTTTGTCGCCGGTTTTAACCGCGCAAATATTTTTCTTGAGGTACGTCCTAAGCGGAATGCGCTGCGCGAGGTCATCGCCTGCCTTGAACAACACAGCGGTGAAAGCGGAATCATTTATTGTTTTTCGCGCAAGCAAGTTGATAAGCTCACCGAACAGCTCACGGATTCCGGCTACTCGGCGCTCAATTATCACGCAGGTCTTTCCGACGAAGAGCGGAGAAATCATCAACAGCAATTTATCCGCGATAAAGTGCGGATTATGGTTGCGACGGTTGCATTCGGTATGGGAATTGATAAACCGAACGTCCGCTTTGTTATCCATTATGATTTACCCAAGTCGCTCGAAGAATATTATCAGGAGATTGGACGAGCAGGACGCGACGGACTTGCCTCTCACGCCCTACTTTTATACAGCGCAGGCGATGCACATAAAATTCGTTCGTTTTTTGAAGAGGCCGCGGACAGCACCAACTCCGAACGGCTCTTGCAGGCAATGCTCAGGTTTGCGTCCGCTCGGACATGCCGCCGTCATTTTCTGTTGTCGTATTTCGGAGAGCGGTTTGTTCCGGCGGCAGCCAACGAGAAAGCCGAAAGCCCTGATGCAAAACCGGAAGACATCGGCGGTGAAAACGAAAGCGTTGCCGGACAAATATGTCCTTTTCCATGCTGCGATGTGTGTGCCGCGCCTCCGTCTCCGCTGACAGATGTTACAATCCCGGCTCAAAAGTTTATGAGCTGCATATACCGTACGCAATCGCGGTTCGGGCTTTCGTATATTGTCGATGTATTGCTCGGCTCAAAGCAAAAGCGGATTATTGAAAACAGGCATGATAAAGTTTCAACATGGGGAATCGGGCGGGAGCTTTCAAAAGAGGATTGGTTTGCGCTGTCCGATGCGCTCATCTATGCGGGACTTGTCGAAAAAACCGGTGATTACAATGTGCTCATTATAACCGAGAACGGTAAACGGACGCTTGCATCCCGCGCAAAAATCGAACTCCCGATCGAGCTTGTTGGGCAGAGCGGGGTGAATCAAGCAGAATCTAAAAAGACCGGTATTGATTCTAAAAAGAATGATGCTGCACATAAACGAGGTGAATATAAGCGAGGTGAATTTTTGCGCACGTTGAATGAAGATGACGCAGCGTTGTATGAAGCGATAAAAGACTGGCGCAGACACGCTGCCGAGGAAGAAAACGTTCCGCCTTACGTTATATTCGGAGATAGAACAATCGAAGACCTCATCCTTAAGAAGCCGCGCACGGTACGTGAACTGCTGAACGTATTCGGTATCGGCGAAATAAAAGCGGAAAAATTCGGCTCGGCGCTTTTACGCCTTGTGGAAAATACGGGGATGTAA